In Sodalis ligni, a single genomic region encodes these proteins:
- a CDS encoding SIS domain-containing protein, which yields MSLSLLNTTERGIAEWFITRGNVDKQTSIKHVASSLNVSEPLIVKVAKKLGYTGFRELRQALWSYFAALPFDKEEEISEDDSIELVLDKIFNNSINALKEAQSVADPTVIAEASRLILLAGHVTLFGVGGSATVCLDFEHKLLRIGILSHSYNDYHLMLMVACQLAEGDVVIVISQSGDTRELLQAVQVAKDRGAKIICITNDNVSLLSQLSDLSIFSPARGGPLLGQNAVARIIQLNLLDTLFIALVLQDYHGAKEKLERSIEIVKPLHGKG from the coding sequence ATGTCGCTCTCGCTGCTCAATACGACGGAGCGCGGCATCGCCGAGTGGTTCATCACCAGAGGAAACGTGGATAAACAAACCAGTATCAAACACGTCGCTTCGTCATTGAATGTCTCGGAACCCCTTATCGTCAAAGTGGCTAAAAAACTGGGTTATACCGGTTTTCGTGAATTGCGTCAGGCGTTATGGTCCTATTTTGCCGCTCTGCCTTTTGATAAAGAAGAAGAAATTTCTGAGGACGACAGCATTGAGCTGGTGCTGGATAAAATATTCAATAATTCCATCAATGCGTTAAAAGAGGCCCAGTCCGTCGCTGATCCGACGGTTATCGCCGAAGCATCCAGACTGATACTGCTGGCCGGGCATGTTACGCTGTTCGGCGTCGGCGGTTCGGCCACGGTGTGCCTGGATTTTGAGCACAAGCTATTACGCATCGGCATCCTCAGCCACTCCTATAACGATTATCACCTGATGCTCATGGTGGCCTGCCAGCTAGCGGAAGGGGATGTGGTGATTGTTATTTCGCAATCCGGCGATACCCGAGAACTGCTGCAGGCCGTGCAGGTGGCGAAGGACCGGGGCGCAAAAATCATCTGTATTACCAATGATAATGTTTCGCTTCTGTCGCAACTGTCCGATTTGTCCATCTTCAGCCCCGCCCGCGGCGGTCCGTTATTAGGCCAGAATGCCGTAGCCCGCATTATTCAGCTCAATTTGCTGGATACGCTGTTTATTGCCCTTGTTTTGCAGGACTATCATGGAGCAAAAGAAAAACTGGAACGAAGCATCGAAATAGTCAAACCTTTACATGGCAAGGGATAA
- a CDS encoding YgjP-like metallopeptidase domain-containing protein: protein MTELTYLQGYPEHLLAQVRTLIREQRLGAVLQQRYPGTHSVTSDKALYQYVVGLKNAYLRNAPPVDKVAWDSKIHVIKNALGLHTAVSRIQGAKLKAKAEIRIATVFKKAPADLLRMIAVHELAHLKEKQHDKAFYQLCCHMEPRYHQLEFDTRLWLTQLALADGENRD from the coding sequence ATGACCGAATTGACTTATCTGCAGGGATACCCGGAGCATCTGCTGGCGCAGGTGCGGACCTTGATCCGCGAGCAGCGCCTGGGAGCGGTATTGCAGCAGCGCTATCCGGGAACCCATAGCGTCACCAGCGACAAAGCGCTCTACCAGTATGTGGTCGGGTTGAAAAACGCCTATTTGCGGAATGCGCCGCCGGTGGACAAGGTTGCCTGGGACAGCAAGATTCATGTGATTAAGAATGCCCTCGGCCTCCACACCGCCGTATCGCGTATTCAGGGAGCCAAACTCAAGGCCAAGGCGGAAATCCGTATCGCCACGGTATTCAAAAAGGCGCCCGCCGACTTGCTGCGGATGATCGCCGTGCATGAGCTGGCGCATTTGAAGGAGAAACAGCATGACAAGGCATTCTATCAGCTGTGCTGCCATATGGAGCCCCGCTATCATCAGCTTGAATTCGATACCCGTCTCTGGTTGACCCAGCTTGCGCTGGCGGATGGGGAAAACCGGGACTAG
- the cydB gene encoding cytochrome d ubiquinol oxidase subunit II, which translates to MGIDLPVIWFVIIIFATLMYIVMDGFDLGIGILFFMTRDRSARDQMVNSVAPVWDGNETWLVLGGAALFGAFPLAYSVIIDALSTPLTLMLFALIFRGVAFEFRFKATLAHRPFWDRAFMLGSLAATFCQGVVVGAFIQGFPVTGRRFAGAAFDWLTPFCLFCGLGLAAAYALLGCTWLIMKTEQDLQRHMYRLAKPLLLALLAAIAVISLWTPLAHPAIARRWFALPNLFYFLPVPLLVLLCAGWLWRGIGRRADFSPFMMTLILVFLGFTGLGISIWPNIIPPAINIRAASAPAQSQGFMLVGALLIIPVILVYTFWSYFVFRGKINPHEGYH; encoded by the coding sequence ATGGGTATCGATCTGCCCGTCATCTGGTTTGTGATTATCATTTTCGCCACGCTGATGTATATCGTCATGGACGGCTTTGACCTGGGCATCGGCATCCTGTTTTTCATGACCCGGGACCGCTCTGCCCGCGACCAGATGGTAAACAGCGTGGCGCCGGTGTGGGACGGGAATGAAACCTGGCTGGTGCTGGGAGGTGCCGCACTGTTCGGCGCGTTTCCATTGGCCTACTCGGTGATTATCGACGCGCTGTCGACCCCTCTTACGCTGATGTTGTTCGCGCTGATTTTTCGCGGCGTCGCGTTTGAATTCCGCTTTAAAGCCACCCTTGCCCATCGGCCTTTTTGGGATCGCGCCTTTATGCTGGGTTCACTGGCGGCCACCTTTTGCCAGGGGGTCGTGGTGGGCGCCTTTATTCAAGGGTTCCCGGTGACGGGACGGCGGTTCGCCGGCGCGGCTTTTGACTGGCTGACACCGTTTTGCCTGTTTTGCGGACTGGGACTGGCGGCGGCCTATGCCCTGCTGGGCTGTACCTGGCTGATTATGAAAACCGAACAGGATCTGCAGCGGCATATGTACCGGCTGGCGAAACCCCTGCTGTTGGCGCTGCTGGCCGCGATAGCGGTTATTAGCCTGTGGACGCCCCTGGCGCATCCGGCCATAGCCCGGCGCTGGTTTGCACTGCCCAATCTGTTCTATTTTCTGCCGGTGCCGCTCCTGGTGCTGCTTTGCGCCGGGTGGCTGTGGCGGGGCATTGGCCGCCGGGCGGATTTTTCCCCGTTCATGATGACGCTGATACTGGTTTTTCTGGGTTTCACCGGCCTGGGCATCAGTATCTGGCCCAACATCATTCCGCCGGCCATCAACATCCGGGCCGCCTCGGCGCCGGCGCAAAGCCAGGGTTTCATGCTGGTGGGGGCGCTGCTGATCATCCCGGTAATTCTGGTTTACACCTTCTGGAGCTATTTTGTCTTCCGCGGAAAAATCAATCCCCACGAGGGATACCATTAA
- the idnO gene encoding gluconate 5-dehydrogenase produces MNELFSLQNKKILITGSARGIGFILARGLAQYGADIIINGTTAEGTDKAVRELREEGYTAYAMPFDVTDSGAVKDAVQRIESTIGAIDVLINNAGIQRRHPFTEFPEQEWDDVIAVNQKAVFLVSQTVARYMVKRNRGKIINIGSMQSELGRDNITPYAASKGAVKMLTRGMCVELARYNIQVNGIAPGYFSTDMTKALEEDDAFTAWLTKRTPAGRWGDPQELIGAAVFLAAKSSDFVNGHLLFVDGGMSVAV; encoded by the coding sequence ATGAACGAGCTCTTTTCATTGCAGAACAAAAAGATATTAATCACCGGTTCCGCGCGGGGTATAGGTTTTATTCTGGCCCGGGGACTGGCGCAGTACGGCGCGGATATCATTATCAACGGCACCACCGCCGAGGGTACGGATAAAGCGGTGCGTGAATTGCGGGAAGAGGGTTATACCGCGTATGCGATGCCGTTTGACGTTACCGACAGCGGCGCCGTCAAGGACGCCGTCCAGCGTATTGAATCCACTATCGGCGCCATAGATGTGTTAATAAATAATGCCGGTATCCAGCGGCGCCATCCCTTTACCGAATTTCCGGAGCAGGAGTGGGATGACGTTATCGCCGTGAACCAAAAGGCGGTATTTCTGGTTTCCCAGACCGTCGCACGGTATATGGTGAAACGGAACCGCGGCAAAATCATCAATATCGGTTCGATGCAAAGCGAACTGGGCCGGGATAATATTACACCCTATGCCGCGTCAAAAGGCGCGGTGAAAATGCTGACCCGCGGTATGTGCGTTGAGCTGGCCCGCTATAATATCCAGGTAAACGGCATTGCCCCCGGTTATTTTAGTACCGATATGACCAAAGCCCTGGAAGAAGATGACGCTTTTACCGCCTGGCTCACCAAACGTACCCCCGCCGGACGCTGGGGCGATCCGCAGGAACTCATCGGCGCGGCGGTATTTCTTGCGGCGAAATCCTCTGATTTTGTCAACGGACACCTGCTGTTTGTGGATGGCGGCATGTCCGTAGCGGTCTGA
- the rpiB gene encoding ribose 5-phosphate isomerase B, with protein MMKIAIGCDHVGWLLKPEIVSHLESKGISVIDKGTYTSERTDYPLYAKSVADAVMNHEADLGILICGSGIGISIAANKVPGIRAVACSEPYSAKLSRQHNDTNILAFGSRVVGGELAKMIVDEWLAAEFEGGRHQRRVELIGKLEQGDSLD; from the coding sequence ATGATGAAAATTGCCATCGGCTGCGATCATGTGGGCTGGTTATTGAAGCCCGAGATAGTCAGCCATCTCGAATCCAAGGGTATCTCTGTCATCGATAAAGGCACCTATACGTCGGAGCGCACCGATTATCCCCTCTACGCCAAGTCGGTTGCCGATGCGGTAATGAACCATGAAGCGGATCTGGGTATCCTGATCTGCGGTTCCGGCATCGGTATTTCCATCGCCGCCAATAAAGTGCCGGGCATCCGCGCCGTGGCCTGCAGCGAGCCTTATTCGGCCAAACTCTCCCGCCAGCATAACGATACCAATATCCTGGCCTTCGGCTCCCGCGTGGTAGGCGGCGAACTGGCGAAGATGATCGTTGACGAGTGGCTGGCCGCCGAGTTTGAAGGGGGTCGCCATCAGCGGCGGGTAGAGCTCATCGGCAAACTCGAGCAAGGGGATTCCCTGGACTGA
- a CDS encoding glutamine amidotransferase yields the protein MDLPFYAPLAIVQMGEPPTAIAAEVGEQYQWFVDRLGLESHEYVLIRPYRGDRLPDPDRISAAIITGSWSMVTDHAPWSEITAAWIRGVHALELPLLGICYGHQLIAYALGGVVADNPRGWEGGLQQVRITARAEDDPLLGGLPGQFAVWLSHLQTVLRPPAEARVLAVSPRDDCQIIRYSPQTFSLQFHPEFSRSLMASCLRHSTRSGAKEQLASLQSQTEPEWPALILQRFYENWRNNRSGLANSNAA from the coding sequence ATGGACTTACCCTTTTACGCACCGCTGGCGATTGTCCAGATGGGAGAACCGCCTACGGCCATCGCCGCCGAGGTGGGGGAGCAGTACCAGTGGTTTGTAGACAGACTCGGCCTGGAATCCCATGAATATGTCTTGATCCGCCCCTATCGCGGCGATCGGTTGCCCGATCCGGATCGGATTTCAGCGGCTATCATTACCGGGTCCTGGTCGATGGTTACCGATCATGCCCCCTGGAGCGAGATTACCGCCGCCTGGATCCGCGGGGTACATGCCCTGGAACTGCCGTTACTGGGTATCTGCTACGGACATCAGCTTATCGCTTATGCGCTGGGGGGCGTCGTTGCCGATAATCCCCGCGGCTGGGAAGGGGGATTGCAACAGGTGCGGATCACCGCCCGCGCCGAGGACGATCCGCTGCTTGGGGGGTTGCCGGGGCAGTTCGCCGTCTGGCTGTCCCATTTGCAGACGGTGCTGCGTCCTCCCGCCGAGGCGCGGGTATTGGCCGTCTCGCCCCGGGATGATTGCCAGATCATCCGCTATAGCCCGCAAACCTTTTCGCTGCAGTTCCATCCCGAATTCAGCCGGTCCCTGATGGCGAGCTGTCTGCGCCACAGCACCCGGAGCGGCGCCAAAGAGCAGTTGGCAAGCCTGCAGTCGCAGACGGAACCGGAGTGGCCGGCGCTGATTTTGCAGCGCTTTTATGAGAACTGGCGTAATAACCGTTCCGGGCTGGCGAACAGCAACGCCGCATAA
- a CDS encoding PLP-dependent aminotransferase family protein, giving the protein MPSKYEVLVQQVREQITANIWQAGEKLPSLREQAESSGISLMTVMHAYQILESQGWIFSRPQSGYYVAPKAEFLTQPAVHQQVQPAESVDINDFIFEVLQAGRDPDIVPFGSAFPDPGLFPRQQLTRSLSRVAHAMSALSVVDNLPPGNEALRNIIAKRYALQGMKVSPDEIVITAGAMEALNLSLQAVTRPGDWVIVENPAFYGALQALERLQLKALAIAAHPRFGIDLTALEQALNDYPVKACWVMTNSQNPLGCTLSDEKKQRLAALLQRYNVYLIEDDVYHELYFGAHKPLPAKAYDTRGMAMHCSSFSKSLAAGFRVGWVAAGEMAGRIQRLQLMSTLSTSAPMQLALANYLATRGYDSHLRRLRRVLEQRKNSYRQALHRLLPEVRINECHSGYFLWIELPTGVDATELYRRALRQKISIAPGRMFSAGGLYNNYFRFNISYEWNDRQTRAVEVLARLIKDMLPV; this is encoded by the coding sequence GTGCCGAGTAAATATGAGGTGCTGGTTCAGCAGGTGCGCGAACAGATTACCGCCAATATCTGGCAGGCAGGGGAGAAGCTACCCTCGCTGCGTGAACAGGCGGAAAGTTCCGGCATAAGCCTGATGACCGTGATGCATGCCTATCAGATTCTGGAAAGCCAGGGCTGGATTTTTTCCCGTCCCCAGTCCGGTTATTATGTGGCGCCGAAGGCCGAATTTCTCACGCAGCCGGCGGTGCATCAGCAGGTACAGCCCGCTGAATCGGTGGATATCAATGACTTTATTTTCGAGGTGCTGCAGGCCGGGCGCGATCCCGATATCGTGCCCTTCGGGTCGGCGTTTCCCGATCCCGGCCTGTTTCCGCGCCAGCAGTTGACGCGATCCCTTTCCCGGGTCGCCCATGCCATGAGCGCCCTGAGCGTGGTGGATAATCTGCCTCCCGGCAACGAGGCGTTGCGCAATATTATTGCCAAGCGGTATGCCTTGCAGGGCATGAAGGTGTCGCCGGATGAAATCGTCATTACCGCCGGCGCGATGGAGGCGCTGAACCTGAGCCTGCAGGCGGTCACCCGCCCCGGGGACTGGGTGATTGTGGAAAATCCGGCCTTTTACGGTGCGCTTCAGGCGCTGGAGCGGCTGCAGCTGAAAGCCCTGGCCATCGCCGCCCATCCGCGGTTCGGCATCGATCTGACGGCGCTGGAACAGGCGCTCAACGACTATCCGGTGAAAGCCTGCTGGGTGATGACCAACAGCCAGAATCCACTGGGCTGTACCCTGTCCGACGAGAAAAAGCAGCGGTTGGCGGCGCTGTTGCAGCGGTACAACGTCTATTTGATCGAGGACGATGTCTATCATGAGCTCTATTTCGGCGCGCACAAGCCCCTGCCGGCCAAAGCCTATGATACCCGTGGCATGGCCATGCACTGCTCTTCGTTTTCCAAAAGCCTGGCGGCGGGTTTTCGGGTCGGCTGGGTGGCCGCCGGTGAGATGGCCGGCAGGATCCAGCGGCTACAGTTGATGAGCACCCTGTCCACCAGCGCGCCGATGCAGCTGGCGCTGGCGAATTATCTCGCCACCCGCGGCTACGATAGCCACCTGCGGCGATTACGCCGGGTGCTGGAACAGCGTAAAAACAGCTACCGGCAGGCCTTGCATCGCCTCCTGCCCGAGGTGCGCATCAATGAATGCCACAGCGGTTATTTCCTGTGGATCGAACTGCCGACGGGGGTGGATGCCACCGAGCTCTATCGCCGGGCGCTGCGGCAAAAAATCAGTATCGCCCCGGGCCGGATGTTCTCGGCCGGCGGTCTTTATAACAACTACTTCCGCTTTAACATCTCATATGAATGGAACGACCGGCAAACCCGGGCGGTTGAGGTATTAGCCCGGTTGATAAAAGATATGCTGCCGGTTTGA
- a CDS encoding DUF2474 domain-containing protein translates to MPTRDTIKRLLWLLALWAASVLALGVVATLFRLLMTAAGMRTH, encoded by the coding sequence ATCCCCACGAGGGATACCATTAAACGGCTGTTATGGCTGCTGGCGCTATGGGCGGCCAGCGTGCTGGCGCTGGGGGTGGTCGCCACGCTGTTCCGGCTGCTGATGACCGCGGCCGGCATGCGAACCCACTGA
- a CDS encoding cytochrome ubiquinol oxidase subunit I — translation MFGVDAFHLARIQFAFTVSFHIIFPAITIGLASYLAVLEGLWLKTRDEDYRSLYHFWSKVFAVNFGMGVVSGLVMAYQFGTNWSGFSQFAGSITGPLLTYEVLTAFFLEAGFLGVMLFGWQRVGNGLHFFATCMVALGTLISTFWILASNSWMQTPQGYIVQRGQVVPVNWFEVIFNPSFPYRLLHMTTGAFLASALFVGASAAWHLLRRNDTPAIRKMLSMAMWMLLIVAPIQAVIGDMHGLNTLQYQPAKIAAIEGHWENIPGQATPLILAGLPDMAAQKTRYALEIPYLGSLILTHSLQRQVPALNSFAKEDRPNSTIVFWSFRVMAGLGMLMILLGLSGLWLRRRQRLYRSRIFLRFALLMGPAGLIAILAGWVTTEAGRQPWVVYGLLRTKDAVSAHGSLHMSLSLLAFVLIYCSVFGVGYGYMMRLIRQGPPSGKENMVERK, via the coding sequence ATGTTCGGGGTAGATGCTTTCCACCTTGCCAGAATTCAGTTTGCCTTTACGGTATCTTTCCACATCATTTTCCCGGCCATTACCATCGGACTGGCCAGCTATCTGGCGGTGCTGGAAGGCTTATGGCTGAAAACCCGCGATGAAGACTACCGCAGCCTGTATCACTTCTGGTCGAAGGTGTTCGCCGTCAATTTCGGCATGGGGGTGGTGTCGGGGCTGGTGATGGCCTATCAGTTCGGCACCAACTGGAGCGGCTTTTCCCAATTCGCCGGCAGCATTACCGGGCCGCTGCTGACCTACGAGGTCCTGACGGCATTTTTCCTGGAAGCCGGCTTTCTCGGCGTCATGCTGTTCGGCTGGCAGCGGGTGGGCAACGGCCTGCACTTCTTCGCCACCTGCATGGTGGCGCTGGGCACGCTCATCTCCACATTCTGGATCCTGGCCTCCAACAGCTGGATGCAAACTCCGCAGGGATATATCGTCCAACGGGGGCAGGTAGTGCCGGTCAACTGGTTCGAGGTGATTTTCAATCCCTCCTTTCCCTACCGGCTGCTGCATATGACCACCGGGGCCTTCCTGGCCAGCGCCCTGTTCGTCGGCGCATCGGCCGCCTGGCATCTGCTGCGGCGCAACGATACCCCGGCCATACGGAAAATGCTGTCCATGGCGATGTGGATGCTCTTGATTGTCGCGCCGATCCAGGCGGTCATCGGCGATATGCACGGACTGAACACCCTGCAATACCAGCCGGCTAAAATCGCCGCCATCGAAGGGCACTGGGAAAATATCCCCGGCCAGGCGACCCCGCTGATTCTGGCGGGATTGCCCGATATGGCGGCGCAGAAAACCCGCTATGCGCTGGAGATACCCTATCTGGGCAGCCTGATCCTGACCCATAGCCTGCAGCGGCAGGTGCCGGCGCTCAACAGTTTTGCCAAGGAAGACCGGCCTAATTCCACCATCGTTTTCTGGTCATTCCGCGTCATGGCCGGCCTGGGCATGCTGATGATCCTGCTGGGGCTGTCCGGCCTTTGGCTGCGCCGCCGCCAGCGCTTGTATCGTTCACGGATTTTTCTGCGTTTCGCCCTGCTGATGGGACCGGCGGGATTAATCGCCATCCTGGCGGGCTGGGTCACCACCGAGGCCGGCCGGCAACCCTGGGTGGTATACGGTCTGCTTCGTACCAAAGATGCGGTTTCCGCCCATGGTTCACTGCATATGAGCCTGAGTTTGCTGGCATTCGTCCTGATTTACTGTTCGGTATTCGGCGTGGGCTACGGCTATATGATGCGGCTGATACGTCAAGGCCCTCCTTCTGGTAAAGAGAACATGGTTGAGAGGAAATAA